The following are encoded in a window of Manihot esculenta cultivar AM560-2 chromosome 8, M.esculenta_v8, whole genome shotgun sequence genomic DNA:
- the LOC110621207 gene encoding uncharacterized protein LOC110621207, with protein MGKNGKISEYRERLDRTLASPDLTNDDALKTLLRNQLLRSSPNENEGCSENVLEKKMTEVSYFLDMLRSASASEHETSKAAQTSHGEWKLKDDNEEYRVMYRQGPHGTGLHKLLVEGYVDGPVDACLCISWELTLYRKWWPQIIFPPFKITVCKFLQKVRIGEQISLVRVKIMWPLSAREAVVHYFLFEYLKDGLVVVLANTISDLENIDKTTHGFTRDGIPEVKDVVRIDVVGGFAIQKVTTERSYFRTIATMDLKLDFVPPSLINFISRQLIGSGFRLYQKAVASVSSYDEDYSKALEDPMYARIRESLYPIDETNETMEGKELKYDACRPLQQHSTKDMQKSLENMDQKVQRDTKAVGEIEEEESDVSVELENHGKSTSQPLTDKFAQKSPLNGKANIRVSAEVEQALETLEKATSLVRQRGFNSLGRFSSDSEDTPNLQKGAEKDSTFVEDGMSSDSVVSVEVPETVTILERTSHESRNSFSNCDIRRVGSNSYT; from the exons ATGGGGAAGAACGGGAAGATCTCGGAATACagagaaaggctggacaggacactggCATCCCCTGATCTGACAAACGATGATGCACTTAAAACCCTTTTGAGGAATCAGCTTCTGAGGTCCTCTCCTAATGAGAATGAAG GATGTAGTGAGAATGTACTTGAAAAAAAGATGACTGAAGTATCCTATTTTCTTGACATGTTGAGGAGTGCTTCTGCTAGTGAGCATGAAACATCAAAAGCTGCTCAGACATCACACGGTGAATGGAAA TTAAAAGATGATAATGAAGAGTACCGTGTCATGTATCGCCAAGGACCTCATGGTACTGGCCTTCATAAATTACTTGTTGAAGGCTATGTAGATGGGCCTGTTGACGCTT GTTTATGTATCTCTTGGGAGTTGACCCTCTATAGGAAATG GTGGCCACAGATTATTTTCCCACCTTTTAAAATCACAGTCTGCAAATTTTTGCAGAAAGTTCGGATTGGTGAACAAATATCTTTAGTAAG GGTGAAGATTATGTGGCCCCTATCAGCTAGGGAGGCTGTTGTgcactattttttatttgaatacctcaaagaTGGTCTGGTGGTTGTACTTGCAAATACG ATCTCGGATTTGGAGAACATTGACAAAACTACCCATGGATTTACCAGGGATGGGATCCCTGAAGTGAAGGATGTAGTAAGGATTGATGTAGTAGGAGGCTTTGCTATACAAAAGGTGACCACAGAAAGAAGTTACTTTCG GACTATAGCAACTATGGATTTGAAATTGGACTTTGTCCCTCCATCACTTATAAACTTTATCTCAAGGCAGCTTATTGGCAGTGGTTTCAGACTCTATCAAAAG GCGGTGGCCTCTGTGTCTAGCTATGATGAAGATTATAGCAAAGCTCTGGAGGATCCTATGTACGCTCGAATACGCGAGTCTCTTTATCCCATTGATGAGACAAATGAGACTATGGAAGGGAAAGAACTCAAATATGATGCCTGCCGTCCACTGCAACAGCATTCTACGAAAGATATGCAGAAAAGCTTGGAAAATATGGATCAGAAAGTTCAGAGAG ATACAAAAGCAGTTGGTGAAATTGAGGAAGAAGAGAGTGATGTTAGTGTAGAATTAGAGAACCATGGCAAAAGTACAAGTCAACCCTTAACTGATAAATTTGCACAGAAGAGTCCTCTGAACGGAAAAGCAAATATTCGAGTTAGTGCCGAGGTAGAACAAGCTTTAGAAACTCTAGAGAAGGCCACCTCTTTGGTCCGGCAACGAGGATTTAATAGTCTAGGCAGGTTTTCCTCTGACAGCGAAGATACTCCGAATCTACAAAAGGGTGCAGAAAAGGATTCAACTTTTGTAGAAGATGGAATGTCTTCAGATTCTGTGGTCTCCGTTGAAGTACCCGAAACAGTTACAATTTTGGAAAGGACTTCACATGAATCCAGAAATAGCTTCAGCAATTGTGATATCAG GCGTGTAGGATCAAATTCTTACACATAG